One Ranitomeya variabilis isolate aRanVar5 chromosome 5, aRanVar5.hap1, whole genome shotgun sequence DNA window includes the following coding sequences:
- the LOC143773906 gene encoding histone H1.01-like isoform X1 yields MAETAPAAAPLPADPAAKSKKQPKKSAAKKTNKPTGPSVSELIVKAVSASKERSGVSLAALKKALSAGGYDVEKNNSRLKLAVKSLVTKGALLQVKGSGASGSFKLNKKQETKDKVAKKKSAAAAKPKKPAAAKKAAKSPKKPKKAPTAAKKSPKKAKKPAAAKKAAKSPKKPKTAPKPKKVTKSPAKKAAKPKAAKSPAKKAAKAKKPAAKK; encoded by the coding sequence ATGGCAGAGACCGCGCCAGCCGCCGCTCCTCTTCCCGCAGATCCGGCcgccaaatccaagaagcagccgaagAAATCCGCCGCCAAGAAAACCAATAAACCCACTGGCCCCAGCGTCTCCGAGCTGATCGTCAAAGCCGTGTCCGCCTCTAAGGAGCGCAGCGGGGTGTCTCTGGCCGCCCTGAAGAAAGCTCTGTCTGCCGGAGGGTACGATGTGGAGAAGAACAACAGCCGCCTGAAGCTGGCCGTCAAGTCTCTGGTCACCAAGGGCGCCCTCCTCCAGGTGAAGGGCAGCGGCGCCTCCGGGTCCTTCAAGCTGAACAAAAAGCAGGAGACTAAGGACAAAGTGGCCAAGAAGAAGTCGGCAGCTGCGGCCAAGCCCAAGAAACCAGCTGCTGCCAAGAAAGCCGCCAAATCCCCGAAGAAGCCCAAGAAGGCTCCGACCGCGGCCAAGAAGAGTCCGAAAAAGGCCAAGAAGCCCGCAGCTGCCAAGAAAGCGgccaagagccccaagaagccgaaaACCGCTCCCAAGCCCAAGAAGGTGACGAAGAGTCCGGCTAAAAAGGCGGCCAAACCCAAAGCTGCCaagagtccggctaagaaggcTGCGAAAGCCAAGAAGCCCGCGGCTAAGAAATAA
- the LOC143773904 gene encoding histone H4: protein MSGRGKGGKGLGKGGAKRHRKVLRDNIQGITKPAIRRLARRGGVKRISGLIYEETRGVLKVFLENVIRDAVTYTEHAKRKTVTAMDVVYALKRQGRTLYGFGG from the coding sequence ATGTCTGGTCGCGGTAAAGGAGGGAAAGGTCTTGGGAAGGGCGGCgccaagcggcacaggaaggtgctccgtgataacatccagggcatcaccaagcctgccatccgccgtctcgcccgcagaggaggcgtcaagcgcatctccGGCCTCATCTATGAAGAGACTCGCGGAgtcctgaaagtcttcctggagaacgtgatccgtgacgccgtcacctacaccgagcacgccaagaggaagaccgtcaccgccatggacgtggtgtacgcgctcaagcgccagggccgcactctctacggcttcggaggttaa
- the LOC143773907 gene encoding histone H3, with product MARTKQTARKSTGGKAPRKQLATKAARKSAPATGGVKKPHRYRPGTVALREIRRYQKSTELLIRKLPFQRLVREIAQDFKTDLRFQSSAVMALQEASEAYLVGLFEDTNLCAIHAKRVTIMPKDIQLARRIRGERA from the coding sequence ATGGCCAGAACTAAGCAGACCGCccgtaaatccaccggagggaaagcTCCCCGCAAGCAGCTGGCCACTAAGGCCGCCAGGAAGAGCGCTCCCGCCACTGGTGGAGTGAAGAAGCCGCACAGATACCGGCCAGGAACAGTCGCTCTCCGTGAGATCCGCCGTTACCAGAAGTCCACCGAGCTGCTGATCCGTAAGCTTCCCTTCCAGCGCCTGGTGAGAGAGATCGCCCAGGACTTCAAGACCGACCTGCGCTTCCAGAGCTCGGCCGTCATGGCCCTGCAGGAGGCCAGCGAGGCTTATCTGGTGGGGCTGTTCGAGGACACAAATCTGTGCGCGATCCACGCTAAGAGAGTCACCATCATGCCCAAAGACATCCAGCTGGCCCGCCGGATCCGTGGGGAGAGAGCTTAG
- the LOC143773905 gene encoding histone H4, producing the protein MSGRGKGGKGLGKGGAKRHRKVLRDNIQGITKPAIRRLARRGGVKRISGLIYEETRGVLKVFLENVIRDAVTYTEHAKRKTVTAMDVVYALKRQGRTLYGFGG; encoded by the coding sequence ATGTCTGGTCGCGGCAAAGGAGGGAAAGGTCTCGGGAAGGGCGGCgccaagcggcacaggaaggtgctccgtgataacatccagggcatcaccaagcctgccatccgccgtctcgcccgcagaggaggcgtcaagcgcatctccGGCCTCATCTATGAAGAGACTCGCGGAgtcctgaaagtcttcctggagaacgtgatccgtgacgccgtcacctacaccgagcacgccaagaggaagaccgtcaccgccatggacgtggtgtacgcgctcaagcgccagggccgcactctctacggcttcggaggttaa
- the LOC143773906 gene encoding histone H1.1-like isoform X2: MAETAPAAAPLPADPAAKSKKQPKKSAAKKTNKPTGPSVSELIVKAVSASKERSGVSLAALKKALSAGGYDVEKNNSRLKLAVKSLVTKGALLQVKGSGASGSFKLNKKQETKDKKPAAAKKAAKSPKKPKKAPTAAKKSPKKAKKPAAAKKAAKSPKKPKTAPKPKKVTKSPAKKAAKPKAAKSPAKKAAKAKKPAAKK; the protein is encoded by the exons ATGGCAGAGACCGCGCCAGCCGCCGCTCCTCTTCCCGCAGATCCGGCcgccaaatccaagaagcagccgaagAAATCCGCCGCCAAGAAAACCAATAAACCCACTGGCCCCAGCGTCTCCGAGCTGATCGTCAAAGCCGTGTCCGCCTCTAAGGAGCGCAGCGGGGTGTCTCTGGCCGCCCTGAAGAAAGCTCTGTCTGCCGGAGGGTACGATGTGGAGAAGAACAACAGCCGCCTGAAGCTGGCCGTCAAGTCTCTGGTCACCAAGGGCGCCCTCCTCCAGGTGAAGGGCAGCGGCGCCTCCGGGTCCTTCAAGCTGAACAAAAAGCAGGAGACTAAGGACAAA AAACCAGCTGCTGCCAAGAAAGCCGCCAAATCCCCGAAGAAGCCCAAGAAGGCTCCGACCGCGGCCAAGAAGAGTCCGAAAAAGGCCAAGAAGCCCGCAGCTGCCAAGAAAGCGgccaagagccccaagaagccgaaaACCGCTCCCAAGCCCAAGAAGGTGACGAAGAGTCCGGCTAAAAAGGCGGCCAAACCCAAAGCTGCCaagagtccggctaagaaggcTGCGAAAGCCAAGAAGCCCGCGGCTAAGAAATAA